One Streptomyces sp. NBC_00223 genomic window carries:
- a CDS encoding FxsB family cyclophane-forming radical SAM/SPASM peptide maturase, which translates to MAVRQFVVKAHSRCNLACTYCYLYAGPDQGWRDRPRAPTDAVALRTAHRIAEHAAAHRLSDLSVVFHGGEPLLHGAAGLAADAERIRRLVPPGCTVHASVQTNGTLLTHDRIAALRDAGIRIGVSLDGGLPAHNRERVDHAGRPSWPAAAAGLRRLADTAPDTYAGVLCVVDLRQDPVEVYDSLLSFRPPAIDLLLPHGNWTSPPPGLPAPAGDPAPYGRWLTAVFDRWWDADRRRTRVRLFEECVALLLGLPAAGERLGLQPFTAVVVETDGSIEQVDSLKSAYEGAAATGLDVFRHSFDDALAHPGVAARQAGLAALSDTCRACPLVTVCGGGHYAHRYRAPSGFRHPSVYCADLALLIRHIGTRLAAAAGTGPGRAAAPRENVR; encoded by the coding sequence GTGGCCGTGCGGCAGTTCGTGGTCAAGGCGCACAGTCGGTGCAATCTCGCGTGCACGTATTGCTATCTCTACGCCGGGCCCGACCAGGGCTGGCGGGACCGGCCGCGCGCGCCCACCGACGCCGTGGCGCTCCGCACCGCGCACCGCATCGCCGAACACGCCGCCGCCCACCGCCTCTCCGACCTCTCCGTCGTCTTCCACGGCGGCGAGCCGCTGCTTCACGGCGCCGCCGGCCTCGCCGCCGACGCCGAGCGGATCAGGCGCCTGGTCCCCCCGGGCTGCACCGTCCACGCGAGCGTCCAGACCAACGGCACCCTCCTCACCCACGACCGGATCGCCGCCCTGCGCGACGCCGGCATCCGGATCGGCGTCAGCCTCGACGGCGGCCTGCCCGCGCACAACCGCGAACGCGTCGACCACGCCGGCCGCCCCTCCTGGCCCGCCGCCGCGGCCGGACTGCGCCGCCTCGCCGACACCGCGCCCGACACGTACGCCGGAGTGCTCTGCGTCGTCGACCTGCGGCAGGACCCTGTCGAGGTGTACGACTCGCTGCTCTCCTTCCGGCCGCCGGCCATCGACCTGCTGCTGCCGCACGGCAACTGGACCTCCCCGCCCCCCGGACTGCCCGCGCCGGCCGGCGACCCGGCGCCGTACGGCCGTTGGCTGACCGCCGTGTTCGACCGCTGGTGGGACGCCGACCGCCGCCGTACCCGGGTGCGGCTCTTCGAGGAGTGCGTCGCGCTGCTGCTCGGCCTGCCCGCCGCGGGCGAACGGCTCGGCCTCCAGCCGTTCACCGCCGTCGTGGTGGAGACCGACGGCAGCATCGAACAGGTCGACTCGCTCAAGTCCGCCTACGAGGGCGCCGCCGCCACCGGCCTCGACGTCTTCCGGCACAGCTTCGACGACGCTCTCGCCCACCCCGGCGTCGCCGCCCGGCAGGCCGGGCTCGCCGCGCTGAGCGACACCTGCCGGGCCTGCCCACTGGTGACCGTGTGCGGCGGCGGCCACTACGCCCACCGCTACCGCGCGCCCTCCGGCTTCCGCCACCCGTCGGTGTACTGTGCCGACCTCGCCCTGCTCATCCGTCACATCGGCACCCGGCTCGCCGCGGCGGCCGGCACCGGACCGGGCCGCGCCGCCGCACCCCGGGAGAACGTACGGTGA
- a CDS encoding aKG-HExxH-type peptide beta-hydroxylase — MNQPRPTFVPDPDTLLPALGTTGSDPAALDTLVAHQRGTRLLLLRGLLDSVRTAPAGSLPEGAAERTLRDWRLLEAAERADPAAARRIVHYPLTGAWAERTLRALNRRDRTPAAADLPHLGALAAAAAARAGLRFTAEVPVTDGVLTLPTLGGHHVPKDQAATARVEGDGDRLLLRLAAPGDGRGYGDVDTVEVHRGHDGIWRSPAPGWRPLRALHSAHGRPVLIDDVDPYRDEERRTNPYGLDATDELTTDEHARWRAAWREAQPWLRLGDGSRAREVDALLDCFVPLAGGTGAQCSATRGEAFGALLSSTPHGGLELAATLVHELQHTKLLALSQLTVLHTADGTPRYWAPWRTDSRPFEGLFQGAFAHLALADFHLRLALTLTSPARRDTAWADHCRCRQQVEAALPQLLGSRALTPQGRTLVNAMAAHHTRLKEHAPPDDHLARAAAYVETTRVIWRRQRA, encoded by the coding sequence GTGAACCAGCCCCGCCCCACGTTCGTGCCCGACCCCGACACGCTGCTGCCCGCCCTCGGCACGACCGGCAGCGACCCGGCCGCCCTCGACACGCTCGTCGCCCACCAGCGCGGCACCCGGCTGCTCCTGCTGCGCGGACTGCTCGACAGCGTGCGGACCGCCCCCGCCGGGAGCCTGCCGGAGGGCGCCGCCGAGCGGACGCTGCGCGACTGGCGGCTGCTGGAGGCCGCCGAACGCGCCGACCCGGCCGCCGCCCGCCGGATCGTGCACTACCCGCTCACCGGCGCCTGGGCCGAACGCACCCTGCGCGCCCTGAACCGCCGGGACCGTACGCCCGCCGCCGCCGATCTGCCCCACCTGGGCGCCCTCGCCGCGGCCGCCGCCGCCCGCGCGGGTCTGCGCTTCACCGCCGAAGTGCCGGTCACCGACGGTGTGCTGACCCTGCCGACCCTCGGCGGCCACCACGTACCGAAGGACCAGGCCGCCACCGCCCGGGTGGAGGGCGACGGCGACCGGCTCCTGCTGCGCCTGGCGGCCCCCGGCGATGGGAGAGGGTACGGCGACGTTGACACCGTCGAGGTGCACCGAGGCCACGACGGCATCTGGCGCTCCCCGGCGCCCGGTTGGCGCCCGCTGCGCGCGCTGCACTCGGCCCACGGCCGCCCGGTGCTGATCGACGACGTGGACCCGTACCGCGACGAGGAGCGCCGTACCAATCCCTACGGCCTGGACGCCACCGACGAACTGACCACCGACGAGCACGCCAGGTGGCGGGCCGCGTGGCGGGAGGCCCAGCCCTGGCTGCGGCTGGGCGACGGCAGCCGGGCCCGCGAAGTGGACGCGCTGCTCGACTGTTTCGTGCCGCTGGCCGGCGGCACCGGCGCCCAGTGCAGCGCCACCCGCGGCGAGGCGTTCGGCGCGCTGCTCAGCAGCACCCCGCACGGCGGCCTGGAACTCGCCGCCACCCTCGTCCATGAACTCCAGCACACCAAGCTGCTCGCCCTGTCCCAGCTGACCGTGCTGCACACCGCGGACGGCACCCCGCGCTACTGGGCTCCCTGGCGGACCGATTCGCGGCCCTTCGAGGGCTTGTTCCAGGGCGCGTTCGCACACCTCGCGCTCGCCGACTTCCATCTGCGGCTGGCGCTCACCCTCACCTCCCCGGCCCGCCGCGACACGGCCTGGGCCGACCACTGCCGCTGCCGCCAGCAGGTGGAGGCGGCCCTTCCGCAACTCCTCGGTTCGCGGGCGCTGACCCCCCAGGGACGCACCCTGGTCAACGCCATGGCGGCGCATCACACTCGGCTGAAAGAACACGCGCCGCCGGACGACCATCTGGCCCGCGCGGCCGCCTACGTGGAGACAACCCGGGTCATCTGGCGCCGCCAACGCGCATGA
- the fxsT gene encoding FxSxx-COOH system tetratricopeptide repeat protein encodes MTGVRHTASAAVGRKPVTISFAGYNRAWAAWIASRLERHGQQVVMQRWNINPGDSIEQGLRDLLLSEGRVLIVLSEWYFRLGPRTHDEWNTALRAVVPPHGDRFAAVAVTSAALPGAVASLGAADLWGLGAAEAERRLLARLGITPSRGSVGDTLGGSNGPRFPLEQPAVWGGVPRRNTRFTGREQLLYELHQQLSQAEPGAAVATLHGLSGVGKTHIATEYVYRFGPEYDVVWWVRASERGTLREKLAGLAPALGLVTGREYGERLRAVRDALRRGDPYFRWLVVLDGADQPEEIHDLVPSGPGHVLITSQNREWGEHNSALIEVPVYDRGESVAFVRRRAPRLDDADADRLADALGDLALALDQNAGALNDSTMQVDEYLDLLRHGADVEPGLKVAADFQMTYYTAFSILLNRLREDKPEAVDLLRLCVFFAPGPIPVRLLRDLTVRDLPEQLTGLMEDPLLWNSAISKLAQWSVIQSDPQETGAEESVGSTEVIQMHRLVYQAVRADMPEEEQDTYSRVVRKILAAADPARPADTRLWPRYAEIVPHLRASGALDSTNPEIQQMVLNCLRYLYLSGEYRVGLRIAQLTHERWPNVLEPGHPRLWELIHHQSNLMRATGANAETEAIDRRAYEELKAERGPDDLLTLRAASGLAADVRNLGHYDEALELSRYVGDGYRALVGPDDSRTLIAQNNIALTYRLLGRYEDALNLDQETMEALREQLRDRHNWTLSSENSYATDLRLLGRYEQATSVQERNAEIHRSVLGADNPQTLRAEHNLALCYYRGGDRPRAANLMARLLERSERVIGDREPLTLRVAVTYSTFEREHGDLDRARELGESSLRHYREQLGEQHPYTAGTLANHALLLRSAGERQQSQIEAEDALIAMTRAVGELHPWTLACALNVAAARNLGGDPESAAELSRTTADRAAARLGRNHPLTLSCRIALATDLRNLRRRQEADKIEEEALSALTRTLGPQHHHTVSARSRTRPYWDFEPFSS; translated from the coding sequence ATGACCGGAGTGCGGCACACCGCCTCAGCTGCGGTCGGGCGCAAGCCCGTCACGATCAGCTTCGCGGGGTACAACCGGGCCTGGGCGGCGTGGATCGCGAGCCGGCTGGAGCGGCACGGCCAGCAGGTGGTGATGCAGCGCTGGAACATCAACCCCGGTGACTCCATCGAGCAGGGGTTACGCGATCTGCTGCTGTCCGAGGGCCGTGTGCTGATCGTGCTCAGCGAGTGGTACTTCCGGCTCGGGCCGCGCACCCACGACGAGTGGAACACCGCGCTGCGCGCCGTCGTCCCGCCGCACGGCGACCGCTTCGCCGCCGTCGCGGTCACCTCCGCCGCACTGCCCGGCGCGGTCGCCTCGCTCGGCGCCGCCGACCTGTGGGGCCTGGGCGCCGCCGAGGCCGAGCGCCGGCTGCTCGCCCGCCTGGGCATCACCCCCTCCCGCGGCTCCGTCGGCGACACCCTCGGCGGCTCCAACGGCCCCCGCTTCCCGCTGGAACAGCCCGCCGTCTGGGGCGGCGTACCGCGCCGCAACACCCGCTTCACCGGCCGCGAGCAACTGCTCTACGAACTCCACCAGCAGCTCAGCCAGGCCGAACCCGGCGCCGCCGTCGCCACCCTGCACGGCCTGTCCGGCGTCGGGAAGACGCACATCGCCACGGAGTACGTCTACCGCTTCGGCCCCGAGTACGACGTGGTGTGGTGGGTGAGGGCCAGCGAACGCGGCACCCTGCGCGAGAAACTGGCCGGCCTCGCCCCCGCCCTCGGCCTGGTCACCGGCCGTGAGTACGGCGAGCGGCTGCGCGCGGTGCGCGACGCGCTGCGCCGCGGCGACCCGTACTTCCGCTGGCTGGTGGTGCTGGACGGCGCCGACCAGCCCGAGGAGATCCACGACCTGGTGCCCAGCGGCCCCGGCCATGTCCTGATCACCTCGCAGAACCGCGAGTGGGGCGAGCACAACAGCGCCCTGATCGAGGTGCCGGTCTACGACCGGGGGGAGTCGGTCGCGTTCGTCCGCCGCCGCGCCCCCCGGCTCGACGACGCCGACGCCGACCGCCTCGCCGACGCCCTCGGCGACCTCGCGCTCGCCCTGGACCAGAACGCGGGCGCGCTCAACGACTCCACCATGCAGGTCGACGAGTATCTGGACCTGCTGCGGCACGGCGCCGACGTCGAACCCGGCCTCAAGGTCGCCGCCGACTTCCAGATGACCTACTACACGGCCTTCTCGATACTGCTCAACCGGCTCCGCGAGGACAAACCGGAAGCGGTCGACCTGCTGCGGCTGTGTGTGTTCTTCGCACCGGGCCCGATCCCGGTACGGCTGCTGCGCGACCTCACCGTCCGCGATCTGCCCGAGCAGCTGACCGGGCTGATGGAGGACCCGCTGCTGTGGAACTCCGCGATCAGCAAGCTGGCCCAGTGGTCGGTCATCCAGTCCGATCCGCAGGAGACCGGCGCCGAGGAGTCGGTCGGCTCCACCGAGGTCATCCAGATGCACCGGCTGGTCTACCAGGCCGTGCGCGCCGACATGCCCGAGGAGGAGCAGGACACCTACTCCCGGGTGGTCCGCAAGATCCTGGCCGCCGCCGACCCCGCCCGGCCCGCCGACACCCGGCTGTGGCCGCGCTACGCCGAGATCGTCCCGCATCTGCGGGCGTCCGGCGCGCTGGACAGCACCAACCCCGAGATCCAGCAGATGGTCCTCAACTGCCTGCGCTATCTCTACCTTTCCGGTGAGTACCGGGTCGGGCTGCGGATCGCCCAGCTCACCCACGAGCGCTGGCCGAACGTCCTGGAGCCCGGCCACCCCCGGCTGTGGGAGCTGATCCACCACCAGTCCAACCTGATGCGGGCCACCGGCGCCAACGCCGAGACCGAGGCCATCGACCGGCGGGCGTACGAGGAACTGAAGGCCGAGCGGGGCCCGGACGACCTGCTCACCCTGCGGGCCGCCAGCGGTCTCGCGGCCGATGTGCGCAACCTCGGCCACTACGACGAGGCACTGGAGCTGTCCCGGTACGTCGGCGACGGCTACCGCGCGCTCGTCGGGCCCGACGACTCCCGCACCCTGATCGCCCAGAACAACATCGCCCTCACCTACCGGCTGCTCGGCCGCTACGAGGACGCGCTCAACCTCGACCAGGAGACCATGGAGGCGCTGCGCGAGCAGTTGCGCGACCGCCACAACTGGACGCTCTCCTCGGAGAATTCCTACGCCACCGACCTGCGGCTGCTCGGCCGCTACGAGCAGGCCACCTCGGTGCAGGAACGCAACGCCGAGATCCACCGCAGCGTGCTCGGCGCCGACAACCCGCAGACCCTGCGGGCCGAGCACAATCTGGCGCTGTGCTACTACCGCGGCGGCGACCGCCCCCGCGCGGCCAATCTGATGGCCCGGCTGCTGGAACGCAGCGAGCGGGTGATCGGCGACCGCGAGCCGCTGACGCTGCGGGTCGCGGTCACCTACTCCACCTTCGAGCGGGAGCACGGCGACCTCGACCGGGCCCGTGAGCTGGGCGAGTCCTCGCTGCGGCACTACCGCGAGCAGTTGGGCGAGCAGCACCCGTACACCGCGGGCACGCTCGCCAACCACGCGCTGCTGCTGCGGTCGGCGGGCGAGCGGCAGCAGTCGCAGATCGAGGCCGAGGACGCCCTGATCGCGATGACCAGGGCGGTGGGCGAGCTCCACCCCTGGACGCTGGCCTGCGCGCTCAATGTCGCCGCCGCCCGCAACCTCGGGGGCGACCCGGAGAGCGCCGCCGAGCTGAGCCGGACCACCGCCGACCGGGCGGCCGCGCGGCTCGGCAGAAACCATCCGCTCACCCTGTCCTGCCGGATCGCGCTCGCCACCGACCTGCGCAATCTGCGCAGACGTCAGGAGGCGGACAAGATCGAGGAAGAGGCGCTGTCCGCGCTCACCAGGACACTCGGCCCGCAGCACCACCACACGGTCTCGGCCCGCTCCCGCACCCGGCCGTACTGGGACTTCGAGCCGTTCAGCTCCTGA